A genomic window from Micromonospora ferruginea includes:
- a CDS encoding amidohydrolase translates to MTNPSTLYRGGVLHCPAEPSATALLVRDGRIAWLGADADAPAADRVVEVGGALVTPAFVDAHVHATDTGLALSGLDLSVVRSGGELLAAVAAFAGGLPGDAVVLGHGWDESSWADAVLPDAAAVDRAAGGRRVYLSQASIHSALVSASLLAACPEAAGAAGFDGSGWLRRDAHHVVRAAAFASVTRAQRVAAQRRALGHAASLGIAAVHECGGPDISDEEDFAGLLAVSGDGLPEVYGYWGELLGAARARDLGAVGAGGDLFADGALGSRTAHVSGAYLDGEPGACGHGYVSAEQVRDHLLDCAAHGMQGGFHAIGDAAIGTVLAGFAEAAEKLGTERLRAARHRVEHAEIMSKRLIAGFVEFGIVASMQPAFDRLWGGSGRMYESRLGLARSLESNPMGAMHGVGVALAFGSDSPVTPLDPWGSVRAAAAHHNPSQRMSVRAAFAAHTRGGWRAVHLDNEGVLALGAPATFAVWDSPAGVERGLPVLQAEDPEVRGADDPTPLPVCRATVLRGDVIYQREGTS, encoded by the coding sequence ATGACGAACCCCTCGACGTTGTATCGCGGTGGAGTGCTGCACTGTCCGGCCGAGCCGAGCGCGACGGCGCTGTTGGTGCGGGACGGGCGGATCGCCTGGTTGGGTGCGGACGCGGACGCGCCGGCGGCCGACCGGGTGGTGGAGGTGGGCGGCGCGCTGGTGACGCCGGCGTTCGTGGACGCGCACGTGCACGCGACGGACACCGGTCTGGCGTTGTCGGGGCTGGATCTGTCGGTGGTGCGTTCGGGTGGGGAGCTGCTGGCGGCGGTGGCGGCGTTCGCGGGCGGGTTGCCGGGCGACGCGGTGGTGTTGGGGCACGGGTGGGACGAGTCGTCGTGGGCGGATGCGGTGTTGCCGGACGCGGCGGCGGTGGATCGGGCGGCGGGTGGTCGCCGGGTGTATCTGTCGCAGGCGTCGATCCATTCGGCGTTGGTGTCGGCGTCGTTGTTGGCGGCGTGTCCGGAGGCGGCGGGTGCGGCGGGGTTCGACGGGTCGGGGTGGTTGCGTCGGGATGCGCATCACGTGGTGCGGGCGGCGGCGTTCGCGTCGGTGACGCGGGCGCAGCGGGTGGCGGCGCAGCGTCGGGCGTTGGGGCATGCGGCGTCGTTGGGGATCGCGGCGGTGCACGAGTGCGGTGGTCCGGACATTTCCGACGAGGAGGACTTCGCCGGTCTGTTGGCGGTGTCGGGGGACGGGCTGCCGGAGGTGTACGGGTACTGGGGTGAGCTGCTGGGTGCGGCGCGGGCCCGGGACCTGGGCGCGGTGGGCGCCGGTGGTGACCTGTTCGCGGACGGGGCGTTGGGGTCGCGGACGGCGCACGTGTCGGGGGCGTACCTGGACGGGGAGCCGGGGGCGTGCGGGCACGGGTACGTGTCGGCGGAGCAGGTGCGTGATCATCTGTTGGACTGTGCGGCGCACGGGATGCAGGGCGGGTTCCACGCGATCGGTGACGCGGCGATCGGGACGGTGTTGGCGGGGTTCGCGGAGGCGGCGGAGAAGCTGGGTACGGAGCGGTTGCGGGCGGCGCGGCACCGGGTGGAGCACGCGGAGATCATGAGCAAGCGGTTGATCGCGGGGTTCGTGGAGTTCGGGATCGTGGCGTCGATGCAGCCGGCGTTCGACCGGTTGTGGGGTGGTTCGGGGCGGATGTACGAGTCGCGGTTGGGGTTGGCGCGGTCGTTGGAGTCGAATCCGATGGGTGCGATGCACGGGGTGGGGGTGGCGTTGGCGTTCGGGTCGGATTCGCCGGTGACGCCGTTGGACCCGTGGGGTTCGGTGCGGGCGGCGGCGGCGCATCACAACCCGTCGCAGCGGATGAGTGTGCGGGCGGCGTTCGCGGCGCACACGCGCGGTGGTTGGCGGGCGGTGCATCTGGACAACGAGGGGGTCCTGGCGTTGGGTGCGCCGGCGACGTTCGCGGTGTGGGACTCCCCGGCGGGGGTGGAGCGGGGTCTGCCGGTGCTTCAGGCCGAGGATCCGGAGGTGCGGGGGGCGGACGATCCGACTCCGCTTCCGGTGTGCCGGGCCACGGTGTTGCGCGGTGACGTGATCTATCAGCGGGAAGGGACTTCGTGA
- a CDS encoding zinc-binding alcohol dehydrogenase, with translation MGLHRVVEPAGVLPQAAWRLDADPRIAANEVRIRVERLNLDAASFRQLAEKHGGDGERVRAEVLDIISTRGKMQNPVTGSGGMLIGTVEEAGRRSPLGLRPGDRVATLVSLTLTPLTVLDGLARWDGRSEQVPCDGYAILFARSIAAVLPADLHPELSLAVLDVCGAPALTARVVAEQVARRGREGDARPVSVAVIGGAGKSGSLSLAAARRAGAARAVGVVPVAAERDALVAAGLADAVALADARDPVGLSTAVTTALGTPADVTVVCVDVPGCEHGAVLATADGGTVIFFSMATSFAAAALGAEGLAADVTMLVGNGFVPGHAELALELLRSEPGVRGLFEARLAAD, from the coding sequence GTGGGTCTGCACCGAGTCGTGGAACCGGCGGGGGTGCTGCCGCAGGCGGCCTGGCGCCTGGACGCCGACCCGCGGATCGCGGCGAACGAGGTGCGGATCCGGGTGGAGCGGCTGAACCTGGACGCGGCGAGTTTCCGGCAGTTGGCGGAGAAGCACGGCGGCGACGGCGAGAGGGTCCGCGCCGAGGTGCTGGACATCATCTCGACCCGGGGCAAGATGCAGAACCCGGTGACCGGTTCCGGCGGCATGCTGATCGGCACGGTGGAGGAGGCGGGGCGGCGCTCCCCGCTGGGGCTGCGCCCGGGGGACCGGGTGGCCACGCTGGTGTCGTTGACGCTGACGCCGCTGACCGTCCTCGACGGGCTGGCCCGCTGGGACGGGCGCAGCGAGCAGGTGCCGTGCGACGGGTACGCGATCCTGTTCGCCCGGTCGATCGCCGCGGTGCTGCCGGCGGACCTGCACCCGGAGCTGTCGCTCGCCGTGCTGGACGTGTGCGGGGCGCCGGCGTTGACCGCGCGGGTGGTGGCCGAGCAGGTGGCGCGGCGGGGCCGCGAGGGTGATGCGCGTCCGGTGTCGGTGGCGGTGATCGGCGGGGCCGGCAAGAGCGGGTCGCTGTCCCTCGCGGCGGCGCGGCGGGCGGGCGCGGCTCGTGCGGTCGGGGTGGTGCCGGTGGCGGCGGAGCGTGACGCGCTGGTGGCGGCCGGGTTGGCCGACGCGGTGGCCCTCGCGGACGCGCGGGATCCGGTGGGGTTGTCCACGGCGGTGACCACGGCGTTGGGTACGCCGGCGGACGTGACGGTGGTGTGCGTGGACGTGCCGGGGTGTGAACACGGTGCGGTGCTGGCCACGGCGGACGGCGGTACGGTGATCTTCTTCTCGATGGCGACGAGTTTCGCGGCGGCGGCGTTGGGTGCGGAGGGCCTGGCGGCGGACGTGACGATGCTGGTGGGGAACGGGTTCGTGCCGGGGCACGCGGAGCTGGCGTTGGAGTTGTTGCGCTCCGAGCCGGGGGTGCGCGGCCTGTTCGAGGCGCGGCTGGCGGCAGACTGA